The following are encoded in a window of Sminthopsis crassicaudata isolate SCR6 chromosome 5, ASM4859323v1, whole genome shotgun sequence genomic DNA:
- the NOL12 gene encoding nucleolar protein 12, translating to MARKKKKNKKEGDGRLVLTFDEEKRRDYLTGFHRRKVERRKAALEEIRKKLKEEQRKLREERHKEYLKMLKDREEALEEADELDQLVTSKTESVQYDHPNHTVTVTTISDLDLSGARRLGLPPAGREEDPTAEEAISALPKKSRSPFLSQRISSLTASLHAKSQKRAKKKRPRPHRGLDSAKKPPSATRTSKTQRRRMTGRAGGQRDGGPG from the exons ATGGCTcgcaagaagaagaagaacaagaaggaggGCGACGGCCGCCTCGTGCTCACCTTCGATGAGGAGAAGCGGCG GGACTACCTGACGGGCTTCCACCGGCGGAAGGTGGAGCGGAGGAAGGCGGCCCTGGAGGAGATCCGGAAGAAGCTGAAGGAGGAGCAGCGGAAGCTCCGGGAGGAG CGCCACAAGGAGTATCTGAAGATGCTGAAAGATCGGGAAGAGGCTTTGG AAGAGGCAGATGAGCTGGACCAGCTGGTGACCTCCAAGACCGAGAGCGTGCAGTATGACCACCCCAACCACACGGTGACAGTGACCACCATCAGTGACCTGGACCTCTCGGGGGCCCGGCGCCTGGGGCTGCCCCCCGCTGGG AGAGAAGAGGACCCCACAGCAGAGGAAGCCATCAGTGCTTTGCCCAAGAAGTCTCGGAGCCCCTTCCTGTCTCAGAG GATCTCCTCCCTTACGGCTTCCCTCCACGCGAAGAGCCAGAAGCGCGCCAAGAAGAAACGCCCACGGCCACATCGCGGTCTTGACTCCGCCAAGAAGCCACCCAGCGCCACGCGGACCAGCAAGACACAGCGCCGCAGGATGACCGGCAGAGCCGGGGGCCAGAGAGATGGGGGCCCCGGGTAG